From the Plodia interpunctella isolate USDA-ARS_2022_Savannah chromosome 5, ilPloInte3.2, whole genome shotgun sequence genome, one window contains:
- the LOC128669767 gene encoding MYND-type zinc finger-containing chromatin reader Zmynd8-like isoform X3 encodes MDETSDPHMETDVSSTTEDVPEMQEVSGSNGNVVLIVEKIDEEHEAAAPKSDEKSTHVSESSSPSKLQKQQSSPPQIKTIPDAVVPSKPPMIQKIVLKRPSKPIFTLDQLNNAVIINKESKQIPLSTDLHSEDRTVDSSGKFENQNSPTKKSPEIIIKSPRKDVDVEIILKKTFTNVQNEMQKSPEKSAKTKAESTTNYSQKIIQNTPVKEQPNVKTPPKEQVEHQKSPQKAPLRSPAKEQEDSQRSPQKNSVKTPTNQQEGSLKSPQKPVKTPIREYEEAQKSPEKAINTPTKDFMEPQKSQQQAAIKTPTKEQGEIQTQQKTPVKDQQEAEKPTKTFTKELTMDPPETKEVVPADKKLNGNHENCDNNKPPTINNLVSIEIDRDTSNDSQLESLETIEKDHNKSISRELKSLINSAKESKIISECTQLTSKTRKSRTALDSSNPLNTSVEADKIQPNRRISTNSQKSNCSEKSDKMAVKRSMRSQNPEFVNKVKLFLHSVTKIHKDSDEGTDEDMEDLKSKEPPPEMRASSPKKKKIPLVDTAEKPTKLRIDPYCWRCHWATEQPPNEKAHPPMHCTVCPRAFHFKCLSGTERNKINTEKNWVCPECMSILHAESSETRSPAMKKISLGMLCELLKFALQRMMDLNGVDPFMQPVDRTAFPDYDNYVVHPMDLSLMKDNIDAGLYGSTEAFLADAQWILHNSIIFNTIQSKLTGAARALVRSCRAEMGEIEACSECYKAAHARRPTWFTDVCTTPHVLLWAKLKGFPYWPAKGMSINNSGLVDVRFFGAHDRAWVPAKDCFLYSERDPNNFRTKRQDILDSMQEAEQHIRNISRKYGKFVYPPFKTQFDPSKLTEQIKLMIPSFEGEVRSSIKDKSQNSSPSLNKSRGNSSRSNSKSSKEGLEGDTSEGEDTSTVATRKMADGAEIAREEDGSVDKNKTLEVSQTPAKENEKSRKRRHSQLEEAVITVMDINVKEKKRKVEDKGKSDNKTEPEPTTSKDVEMKIVENKKTELTQQKTENTPKTREKVSTPTPSSSEKNLTPKVAPIRIITTPKGNRTAIRSSTPKIKFVTKPEKRSSTEKISSKDEKKHKRRNSKTKTLNSSNPTPGKDKLEKKNNDKSLDSSTKEKVKDTIDKNKESVEKTTKTKQNSEGKIKDRLQFDDDTSLAVLARRSKDSENDVSGLPTISSVMSLSTTAQIAMTTTSQPATSAIELMLQTNSRSSIFTPTSKENVSNMKDAVNKLQQLKDTQQSLVGKVGVRAFARMTSPPMNASKDVEVEIKAEPIDLDDSDRQMEKMEVMNAFHLRPVNPPSNLREVRINKLVVAPLPNNARRGKVVEVRPRAKKSFPQPARPEGRSELNGKNSMVYIPIQPANTPGPRPPSTITITPVMRQPTPATTSNSLLKSTPPSMVTMSSTSSPVVSVASSPIQGGPTVGQATVHTVPLITSVNGQWTLALQPVMSVGAVDSEQQPMVNGSPERLPVPSITTINNLNVGGLANVNNIGSIANVNNVGSLATINAVSLANLNNSSSVANANTIAGTNVTGVTNITSNVTGTATIPIAAPAVATPVQGANKANDTGGNPGEPPRLQQRPALLHPLDARTLVAAVPTPSAAGPLTAKLNQNAVKLADYFRTLLEDSLEHLDEPAAQVTSLKLQLEQMRWRHQQEIDEINHNHELTLSEMRTSLEKERARALADARRAARADLEAAVSIAKAKQWCANCSQEAQFYCCWNTSYCDYPCQRSHWTQHFAVCTQKRSQDGNASADANSSPPERLQPQPENLPALQKSAPKLTAAKRPPPPPPQQQDSIIMSVMEDARGNQTLKCVGTYKPPAPASSVLLNKQMINNDDNSNKKVVTTGGYLIVGGGVTNSATVVSQSRKGPTIQYYS; translated from the exons ATGGATGAGACTTCAGATCCTCACATGGAGACAGACGTGTCGTCCACAACAGAAGATGTGCCGGAGATGCAGGAGGTGTCCGGTTCCAATGGTAATGTTGTATTGATAGTAGAGAAGATAGATGAAGAGCATGAGGCGGCGGCACCTAAAAGTGATGAAAAATCTACTCACGTGAGTGAATCAAGCTCTCCTAGTAAGTTACAGAAGCAACAATCTTCTCCACCACAGATCAAAACCATACCTGATGCTGTAGTCCCAAGCAAGCCACCTATGATTCAAAAAATAGTCTTAAAACGTCCTTCTAAACCAATTTTTACTTTAGACCAACTTAACAAtgctgttattataaataaagaatcaaAACAAATACCACTGTCAACTGACTTACATTCAGAGGACAGAACAGTTGATTCATCAggtaaatttgaaaatcaaaattccCCAACCAAGAAAAGTCCagaaatcataattaaatcCCCACGTAAGGATGTAGATGTTGAAATAATACTGAAAAAAACATTCACTAATGTTCAAAATGAGATGCAGAAGTCTCCTGAGAAATCTGCTAAAACAAAGGCTGAATCTACCACAAATTATTCAcagaaaattattcaaaacacTCCAGTCAAAGAGCAGCCTAATGTTAAAACACCACCAAAAGAACAGGTAGAACATCAAAAGTCTCCACAGAAAGCTCCTCTGAGATCACCTGCAAAAGAACAGGAGGACTCCCAAAGATCTCCACAGAAGAATTCTGTTAAAACACCAACAAATCAACAGGAGGGATCACTAAAATCTCCACAGAAACCTGTTAAAACACCAATAAGAGAATATGAAGAAGCTCAAAAATCACCAGAGAAAGCTATTAATACACCAACAAAAGATTTTATGGAACCCCAGAAATCCCAACAGCAGGCTGCAATTAAAACACCAACAAAGGAACAGGGGGAAATTCAAACACAACAGAAGACTCCAGTCAAAGATCAGCAAGAAGCCGAAAAACCTACAAAAACTTTCACTAAAGAACTGACAATGGATCCTCCAGAAACTAAAGAAGTTGTACCAGcagataaaaaattgaatgGTAACCATGAAAATTGTGACAATAATAAACCTcctactataaataatttggttTCCATAGAAATTGATAGAGACACTTCAAATGACTCACAATTGGAAAGTCTGGAAACTATAGAAAAAGACCACAATAAAAGCATTAGCAGAGAACTCAAGTCGCTAATCAATTCTGCTAAagaatctaaaataataagtgaATGTACTCAATTAACAAGTAAAACTAGAAAGTCTAGGACAGCACTAGATTCCTCAAATCCACTAAATACATCTGTAGAAGCAGATAAGATTCAGCCTAACAGAAGAATTAGCACTAATTCACAAAAGAGCAACTGCAGTGAAAAATCTGATAAAATGGCTGTCAAGAGATCCATGAGATCTCAAAATCCAGAGTTTGTTAACAAAGTGAAGTTATTCCTTCACTCTGTTACTAAAATTCACAAGGATTCTGATGAAGGCACTGATGAGGACATGGAAGATCTGAAAAGCAAAGAACCACCACCTGAAATGAGAGCCAGCTCTcctaagaagaaaaaaatacctttagTGGAT ACTGCAGAGAAACCAACCAAGTTGAGAATAGACCCTTACTGTTGGAGATGCCATTGGGCCACAGAGCAGCCACCCAATGAAAAAGCCCATCCACCAATGCATTGCACGGTGTGTCCGAGGGCTTTTCATTTCAAGTGTCTGTCTGGTACAGAgcgcaataaaattaacactgAAAAGAATTGGGTGTGTCCTGAGTGCATGTCTATATTGCATGCTGAGAGTTCAGAAACAAG ATCACCAGCTATGAAGAAAATATCGTTGGGTATGCTATGTGAACTTCTCAAATTTGCTTTACAAAGGATGATGGATCTCAATGGG gttgACCCATTCATGCAGCCAGTGGACCGAACGGCGTTCCCCGACTACGACAACTACGTGGTGCATCCGATGGACCTATCGCTGATGAAGGATAACATTGACGCGGGACTATACGGAAGCACTGAGGCGTTCCTTGCGGATGCGCAATGGATACTGCACAACAGCATTATTTTCAACACAA TACAGTCGAAGTTGACAGGCGCCGCTCGCGCGTTGGTTCGCTCGTGTCGCGCGGAGATGGGCGAAATCGAAGCTTGTTCGGAATGCTATAAAGCGGCGCATGCGCGTAGACCTACTTGGTTCACTGACGTATGCACTACGCCACATGTACTGCTGTGGGCGAAACTTAAAG GTTTCCCGTACTGGCCAGCGAAGGGCATGTCCATAAACAACTCTGGTCTAGTGGATGTGAGGTTCTTCGGAGCGCACGACCGCGCCTGGGTGCCAGCCAAGGACTGTTTCCTGTACTCGGAGAGGGACCCAAACAACTTTAGGACTAAGCGGCAGGATATCTTGGACAGTATGCAG GAAGCAGAACAGCACATTCGTAACATATCCCGTAAATACGGCAAGTTTGTGTACCCGCCGTTCAAGACGCAGTTCGACCCTTCGAAGCTGACagagcaaataaaattgatg ATTCCCTCATTCGAGGGAGAAGTGAGATCGTCAATCAAAGACAAGTCTCAGAACTCGTCGCCTAGCCTGAACAAGAGCAGGGGGAACTCCAGCAGATCCAACTCCAAGAGCTCCAAGGAAGGCCTCGAGGG tgATACAAGTGAAGGGGAGGATACGTCAACAGTTGCTACTCGTAAAATGGCGGATGGGGCAGAAATCGCCAGGGAAGAGGATGGCTCTGTCGATAA aaataaaacattggaAGTGTCACAGACTCCAGCCAAAGAAAATGAGAAATCTAGAAAAAGACGTCATTCTCAACTCGAAGAAGCTGTCATTACTGTCATGgatataaatgttaaagaaaAGAAGAGAAAGGTCGAAGACAAAGGAAAATCTGACAATAAGACTGAACCGGAACCTACTACTAGCAAAGATGTTGAAATGAAGATAGTTGAAAACAAAAAGACTGAATTAACACAACAGAAAACTGAAAACACTCCTAAAACAAGAGAGAAAGTTTCGACTCCTACACCGAGTTcatcagaaaaaaatttaaccCCCAAAGTCGCGCCGATTAGAATCATCACTACGCCCAAAGGAAACAGAACGGCTATCAGATCGAGTAcgcctaaaataaaatttgtcactAAGCCTGAAAAGAGATCGTCGACTGAAAAGATTAGTAGTAAGGATGAAAAGAAACACAAACGtagaaactcaaaaactaaaacattGAATAGCAGTAACCCAACTCCAGGAAAAGACAAgctcgaaaagaagaataaTGATAAAAGTCTTGACAGTTctacaaaagaaaaagtaaaagatactattgacaaaaataaagaatcagTAGAAAAGACTACGAAAACTAAACAGAATTCCGAgggtaaaataaaagatagaCTTCAGTTCGATGATGACACAAGTCTGGCAGTATTAGCACGGAGAAGTAAAGATAGTGAAAATGATGTGTCAGGTCTCCCCACTATTAGCAGTGTAATGAGTCTATCAACTACAGCCCAAATTGCTATGACGACGACATCCCAACCCGCGACATCTGCTATAGAACTTATGTTACAAACGAACTCCAGGTCGAGTATCTTCACACCTACCAGTAAAGAGAACGTTAGCAACATGAAAGACGCGGTGAACAAATTGCAGCAATTGAAAGATACGCAGCAGTCTTTGGTTGGAAAAGTAGGGGTCCGAGCATTTGCGCGCATGACGTCACCGCCAATGAACGCGAGCAAAGACGTCGAAGTGGAAATAAAGGCGGAGCCGATCGATTTGGACGACTCGGATCGTCAAATGGAGAAGATGGAAGTGATGAACGCGTTCCACCTGAGGCCGGTGAATCCGCCGTCGAATTTGCGGGAAGTGAGGATCAATAAGTTGGTCGTTGCTCCTTTGCCGAACAACGCGAGGCGCGGGAAGGTAGTGGAGGTTAGACCGCGAGCTAAGAAAAGTTTTCCCCAGCCGGCGCGGCCGGAAGGTCGCTCGGAGTTGAACGGCAAGAACTCGATGGTGTACATTCCCATCCAGCCCGCCAACACGCCGGGCCCGCGTCCGCCCAGCACCATCACCATCACGCCTGTCATGCGACAGCCCACGCCTGCTACTACTT CAAACAGCTTATTGAAATCCACGCCACCTTCGATGGTCACTATGTCGTCAACATCTAGTCCTGTAGTGTCAGTGGCCAGTTCTCCAATCCAAGGCGGGCCCACAGTGGGCCAGGCCACAGTCCACACTGTCCCACTTATCACATCTGTCAACGGCCAATGGACATTGGCGCTGCAACCAGTTATGTCCGTCGGTGCAGTAGAT AGTGAACAGCAACCAATGGTAAACGGTTCGCCCGAACGGCTACCAGTTCCTAGTATTACTACAATAAACAACTTGAACGTTGGCGGCCTTGCCAACGTAAACAATATCGGCAGTATTGCCAACGTGAATAACGTAGGCAGTCTGGCCACCATAAACGCTGTCAGTCTAGCCAACTTGAACAACTCGAGCAGTGTTGCCAACGCGAACACCATCGCAGGAACGAACGTGACCGGTGTTACCAACATAACAAGCAATGTTACTGGAACCGCAACTATTCCGATAGCGGCGCCTGCAGTGGCGACACCTGTGCAAGGAGCGAATAAAGCGAATGATACTGGTGGCAATCCTGGCGAG CCCCCTCGGTTGCAGCAGCGGCCAGCTCTGTTGCACCCTCTGGACGCCCGCACGCTGGTCGCGGCCGTGCCCACGCCCTCCGCCGCGGGCCCGCTTACCGCCAAACTCAACCAGAACGCTGTCAAG TTGGCAGACTACTTCCGCACGCTTCTAGAAGACTCTCTAGAACATTTGGACGAGCCGGCCGCTCAAGTGACGTCACTCAAACTGCAGCTAGAACAGATGCGGTGGCGACACCAGCAGGAGATCGATGAGATCAACCATAACCACG AGCTGACCCTGTCGGAGATGCGCACGTCGCTGGAGAaggagcgcgcgcgcgcgctggcggacgcgcgccgcgccgcgcgcgccgaCCTCGAGGCCGCCGTCAGCATAGCCAAGGCTAAGCAATG GTGTGCCAACTGCAGCCAGGAAGCGCAATTCTACTGCTGCTGGAACACCTCGTACTGCGACTACCCGTGCCAGCGCTCACATTGGACGCAGCACTTTGCTGTCTGCACGCAGAAGAGGTCGCAG gACGGAAACGCAAGTGCCGACGCGAACAGTTCTCCGCCCGAGAGACTTCAACCACAGCCAGAGAATCTCCCAG CATTACAGAAGAGTGCGCCGAAGCTGACGGCGGCGAAgcggccgccgccgccgccgccgcagcAACAAGACTCCATTATAA TGAGCGTGATGGAGGACGCTCGCGGCAACCAGACGCTGAAGTGTGTGGGCACCTACAAGCCGCCCGCCCCCGCCTCCTCCGTCCTCCTCAATAAACAG ATGATCAACAACGACGACAACTCCAATAAGAAAGTGGTGACTACTGGTGGATACCTCATTGTAGGAGGTGGAGTTACGAACTCTGCGACTGTCGTATCACAGTCTAGGAAAGGACCCACCATCCAATATTACTCATAA